The following coding sequences lie in one Pseudoalteromonas sp. Scap06 genomic window:
- a CDS encoding cytochrome b, translating to MNFKNTDTHYNTLSVALHWLMFILIVTVYGSIELRELFDKGTETRDAFKMWHFMLGLSVLALVSVRLAARLVGGAAPAIHPEPAKWQNKLAIFVHIALYVFMFAMPIAGWLILSLAGKPIPFFGLELPALAAQNFELAKSIKEIHETAGEVGYYVIGLHAAAALFHHYILADNTVSRMRLPK from the coding sequence ATGAATTTTAAAAATACAGATACTCATTACAATACACTCTCTGTTGCTTTACATTGGTTGATGTTTATTTTAATTGTGACTGTGTACGGCAGTATTGAACTTCGCGAATTATTTGATAAAGGCACTGAAACACGTGATGCCTTTAAAATGTGGCATTTTATGTTGGGTTTATCGGTTTTAGCTTTAGTTAGTGTGAGGTTAGCTGCGCGTTTAGTGGGTGGTGCAGCACCTGCCATACACCCTGAGCCTGCAAAATGGCAAAATAAATTAGCTATATTTGTTCATATTGCGCTGTATGTGTTTATGTTTGCTATGCCTATAGCTGGTTGGCTAATTTTGAGTTTAGCAGGTAAACCCATCCCGTTTTTTGGTTTAGAGTTGCCTGCTTTGGCCGCTCAAAACTTTGAACTTGCTAAAAGCATTAAAGAGATACATGAAACCGCAGGGGAAGTGGGGTATTACGTAATAGGTTTACATGCGGCTGCGGCTTTGTTTCACCATTATATTTTGGCTGATAATACGGTATCGCGAATGCGTTTGCCTAAATAA
- a CDS encoding DUF417 family protein, with amino-acid sequence MNLTYANNAITLLLALSFILLGVSFALGANPNTLIATFSFYELDSVLNTNTLGLLSGTAMIMLVVVTLLAHFKLIQPTSAFMLALVVSIVPLLTLLASNRWMTQLGGFPIIGSGQGIIKYFAVVPLYLFLFYKNKMSDKQHVLLNFIPMAMVLLWIGGMKFYDFEAKAIVGLVETSPFMSWLYSLFSVQGASNVIGGFDVLFALLLGAGILLNNKKLIIVSGLACLSVFLMTQTFLLSAPNAFSSSTLLARLGQFVIKDLWYVGNLIVIATLMLSKPAKHS; translated from the coding sequence ATGAACTTAACATATGCAAATAACGCAATTACCTTGCTACTTGCACTTAGTTTTATACTACTTGGTGTATCGTTTGCGCTCGGTGCAAATCCAAACACACTAATAGCGACATTTAGCTTTTACGAGCTTGATAGCGTATTAAATACTAATACGCTAGGTCTACTAAGTGGTACAGCCATGATTATGTTAGTGGTAGTAACCCTATTGGCACACTTTAAATTAATACAGCCAACCTCAGCATTTATGCTAGCGCTTGTTGTTAGCATTGTGCCTTTACTAACCTTATTAGCAAGTAATCGCTGGATGACTCAGTTAGGGGGCTTTCCTATTATTGGTAGTGGGCAGGGAATAATTAAATACTTTGCTGTAGTGCCTTTATACTTATTTTTATTTTATAAAAATAAGATGAGCGACAAACAGCATGTCCTTTTAAACTTTATTCCTATGGCTATGGTTTTGCTATGGATTGGCGGTATGAAATTTTACGATTTTGAAGCTAAGGCCATTGTAGGCTTAGTCGAAACCTCGCCTTTTATGTCTTGGTTATATAGTTTATTTAGCGTGCAAGGTGCGTCGAACGTGATTGGTGGGTTTGATGTATTATTTGCGCTACTACTAGGCGCTGGTATTTTATTAAATAATAAAAAACTAATTATAGTTAGTGGTTTAGCATGCTTGAGCGTTTTTTTAATGACCCAAACGTTTTTACTGTCTGCCCCTAACGCATTTAGCTCAAGTACGCTGTTGGCGCGGTTAGGGCAATTTGTAATTAAAGATTTATGGTATGTGGGAAATTTAATTGTTATTGCCACTTTAATGCTCTCTAAACCAGCTAAACATAGTTAA
- a CDS encoding leucyl aminopeptidase: MKRIIKASSIALALGMCINAQAAHFNFSTKVDSDANTLVVFYSQDGSNSQFKTLDKQFDGQLQRVIDIENFTGDYAKVAQLVAPSKSNYSRILVVGTGKADELNKAKAAKLGGNIHARLVKAKAGTASVIFDDVTGTNDNAALAANFAHGANLRDHRFENYKKEPSTETVSYTFDVDNTKQTRKLYSQLESIQAGVFLARDLTSEVATEMTPVDFANAAKELASLGVTIKVLEPKELKELGMGALEAVGRGSQQGARLVVAHYKGSDDAPIALVGKGITFDSGGYSIKTGASIARMKSDMAGAAAVLGTVKAMALAKADKNVVAVMGMAANMVSQFAVAPGDVVRTAEGLSVEILNTDAEGRLVLSDAMWYAREHYKPEIMIDVATLTGSKIRAVGNEYAAVFSDDDTLVSQLTLAGKQVNENLWRLPLGYKDMLKSDIADITNVGSGGPGATTAATFLEHFAGETRWVHIDIAGNALVKKGKDELSPGGTGFGVRLLSEWLLAN, translated from the coding sequence ATGAAACGTATTATAAAAGCCTCTTCAATCGCGCTTGCACTGGGTATGTGTATTAATGCACAAGCAGCACACTTTAATTTTTCTACAAAAGTAGACAGCGACGCAAATACGCTGGTTGTATTTTATAGCCAAGATGGCAGCAACAGCCAATTTAAAACACTTGATAAACAATTCGATGGCCAATTACAACGTGTTATCGATATAGAAAACTTTACTGGCGATTACGCTAAAGTCGCGCAACTTGTCGCGCCTAGTAAAAGTAACTACAGCCGTATTTTGGTTGTAGGTACAGGTAAAGCAGACGAATTAAATAAAGCAAAAGCGGCTAAGTTAGGCGGTAATATTCATGCTCGCCTAGTTAAAGCTAAAGCGGGCACTGCCAGTGTTATTTTTGATGATGTTACGGGTACAAACGACAACGCAGCACTTGCTGCTAATTTTGCCCACGGTGCAAACCTACGCGATCACCGTTTTGAAAACTACAAAAAAGAACCAAGCACTGAAACAGTTAGCTATACGTTTGATGTTGATAACACCAAGCAAACTCGCAAGCTTTACAGCCAATTAGAGAGTATTCAAGCAGGTGTATTTTTAGCACGCGATTTAACATCAGAAGTGGCTACAGAAATGACGCCGGTTGATTTTGCCAATGCAGCAAAAGAATTAGCGTCGTTAGGGGTTACTATCAAAGTGTTAGAGCCTAAAGAGCTAAAAGAGCTAGGCATGGGCGCATTAGAAGCTGTAGGTAGAGGTAGCCAGCAAGGTGCACGTTTAGTGGTTGCTCATTATAAAGGCTCTGACGATGCCCCTATTGCCCTTGTTGGTAAAGGCATTACGTTCGACTCAGGTGGTTACAGTATTAAAACCGGTGCGTCTATTGCACGTATGAAATCAGACATGGCTGGTGCTGCTGCAGTACTTGGTACTGTAAAAGCAATGGCGTTAGCTAAAGCCGATAAAAACGTGGTAGCCGTTATGGGCATGGCAGCTAATATGGTATCGCAGTTTGCTGTAGCTCCTGGCGATGTTGTTCGCACCGCTGAAGGCTTAAGTGTAGAAATTTTAAATACCGATGCTGAAGGTCGTTTAGTTCTAAGTGATGCAATGTGGTATGCACGTGAGCACTACAAGCCAGAGATCATGATTGATGTTGCAACCTTAACGGGTTCTAAAATTCGTGCTGTTGGTAATGAATACGCAGCGGTATTCTCTGATGATGACACGCTAGTATCGCAACTTACCCTTGCAGGTAAACAAGTAAACGAAAACCTATGGCGTTTACCGTTAGGTTATAAAGATATGCTGAAATCTGACATTGCTGATATAACAAATGTAGGTTCAGGTGGCCCTGGTGCAACCACTGCCGCTACTTTCTTAGAGCATTTTGCTGGCGAAACCCGTTGGGTACATATCGATATCGCTGGTAATGCATTAGTGAAAAAAGGCAAAGATGAGCTTTCACCAGGTGGTACAGGTTTTGGTGTACGTTTACTAAGTGAGTGGCTATTAGCTAACTAA
- a CDS encoding phosphotransferase: MKAKEIRNFYINEEQSVYLLSHRDAKKHRQWLNICIKQLTLLGYKNVEMIGSGAFGFVFAGDDEHGLPWVFKFSRITLAQSVRDRLEDEAYMLSQIDNPLIPKFYGFERIKKQGILMMARATGEDLEKVSLKQGRLSAAKIMNLAVKLRNVLLDLRHHKNGLSPQPIVHGDIKPSNLVWDEKAKQLSLVDWGSSVYAQVDEQGNPIASNFMDLMSGDLSTTNARMGDVYFIGDAQMSGEKSSPRFDEQGVASTLYALASAQSCRFGAQAIPASSLMLPKELANVIDGMLSKERLVRDKAGDYFMRNIETMAKAFLPELPKQDTKARIPFWFSQDPEPETVVYSSRKQFLRQADHKQQLLDVNDAQLDRYYKEFLFDTGDTEKAFLASISRLAKYPVVGGLSFHWKDDSLYVESSLIMHDEALATAFTDAVNNTVMLAQAISQKGLFKCCLFDARKTIQLERDGTGAFKFNQLPELDYEVVNVKASDVTRPHSYFEDGKDPDEQLQLPKKVIKCVFELNQIHHTGCIIFEALPDRMKIHHYYRLLDASKEVEFKRLLNKLMQYAVNITDVGVAGFMKLPYKNTREFSLCEQQPSNYYPKNPKQLLN; the protein is encoded by the coding sequence TTGAAAGCAAAAGAAATTCGCAACTTTTATATTAACGAAGAACAGTCTGTTTATTTGTTATCGCACCGTGATGCTAAAAAGCATCGCCAGTGGCTTAACATTTGTATTAAACAGCTAACACTACTTGGTTATAAAAATGTCGAAATGATTGGCTCTGGTGCGTTTGGCTTTGTTTTTGCGGGTGATGATGAACATGGCCTGCCTTGGGTGTTTAAATTTTCAAGAATAACGCTGGCGCAAAGTGTACGAGATCGCCTTGAAGACGAAGCGTATATGCTATCTCAAATTGATAATCCGCTAATACCAAAATTTTATGGCTTTGAGCGAATTAAAAAACAGGGCATTTTGATGATGGCTCGTGCAACAGGTGAAGATCTTGAAAAAGTATCACTTAAGCAAGGGCGACTATCTGCTGCAAAAATAATGAACTTAGCGGTAAAATTGAGAAATGTGTTGCTCGATTTACGCCATCATAAAAACGGATTAAGCCCACAACCTATTGTGCATGGCGATATTAAACCCTCTAACTTGGTGTGGGATGAAAAAGCCAAGCAGCTTTCATTGGTTGATTGGGGGAGTTCGGTATATGCCCAAGTAGATGAACAAGGCAACCCTATTGCCAGTAATTTTATGGATTTAATGTCGGGTGATTTAAGCACGACTAACGCGCGAATGGGTGATGTGTATTTTATTGGTGATGCGCAAATGTCTGGTGAAAAGTCATCCCCTCGTTTTGATGAGCAAGGGGTTGCATCAACTTTGTATGCACTTGCATCGGCTCAGTCTTGTCGATTTGGCGCTCAGGCTATTCCGGCCAGTAGTTTAATGTTACCTAAGGAGCTGGCAAACGTTATTGATGGCATGCTTTCAAAAGAACGGTTGGTAAGAGACAAAGCGGGTGACTACTTTATGCGTAACATAGAAACCATGGCAAAAGCATTTTTACCAGAGCTACCAAAGCAAGACACTAAAGCACGCATTCCTTTTTGGTTTAGCCAAGATCCTGAGCCCGAAACCGTTGTATATAGTTCCCGAAAACAATTTTTACGCCAAGCCGACCATAAACAGCAATTACTCGATGTAAACGATGCCCAGTTAGATAGGTATTACAAAGAATTTTTGTTTGATACTGGGGATACCGAAAAAGCGTTTTTAGCCTCAATTAGTCGCTTAGCGAAATACCCTGTAGTAGGGGGGCTGAGTTTTCATTGGAAAGATGATTCTTTATATGTTGAGTCATCACTTATTATGCACGATGAAGCTTTAGCAACCGCATTTACTGATGCGGTAAACAATACAGTGATGCTTGCACAAGCGATTAGTCAAAAGGGCTTATTTAAGTGTTGTTTATTTGATGCCCGTAAAACGATTCAGCTAGAACGCGATGGCACCGGTGCGTTTAAATTTAACCAGTTACCTGAGCTTGATTATGAAGTGGTTAATGTAAAAGCCAGCGATGTAACCCGTCCGCACTCATATTTTGAAGATGGTAAAGATCCCGATGAACAACTGCAACTGCCTAAAAAGGTGATTAAATGTGTATTTGAGCTAAACCAGATACATCATACGGGTTGTATTATTTTTGAAGCACTACCAGATAGGATGAAGATTCACCATTACTATCGATTGCTCGATGCTAGTAAAGAAGTTGAATTTAAACGTTTGCTAAATAAACTCATGCAGTACGCGGTTAATATTACTGATGTTGGGGTCGCTGGTTTTATGAAGTTGCCGTATAAAAATACTCGCGAGTTTAGTTTATGCGAGCAGCAACCCAGCAATTATTATCCTAAAAATCCAAAACAACTACTTAATTAA
- a CDS encoding DUF3859 domain-containing protein, whose protein sequence is MAKSKPQITLESYGIYSKWDKADKALPQITQFTTQVKAELDIEFGLIVNIKKAKGEKLHYCIYHPGIIDADGEVMQPFEGNVYVKDNDWSFYLGDTVWEPIEDKIGNWRMTLSLAGKVIADKTFNLTNEQTKTEDDFWKHRGY, encoded by the coding sequence ATGGCAAAATCTAAACCACAAATTACATTAGAAAGTTACGGTATATATTCCAAATGGGACAAAGCTGACAAAGCGTTACCACAAATCACGCAATTCACTACGCAAGTAAAAGCAGAACTTGATATAGAATTTGGCCTGATAGTAAATATCAAAAAAGCGAAAGGCGAAAAACTACATTATTGTATTTATCACCCCGGTATTATAGATGCCGATGGCGAAGTGATGCAGCCTTTTGAGGGGAATGTATATGTTAAAGATAACGATTGGTCGTTTTATTTAGGCGACACCGTGTGGGAGCCTATAGAAGATAAAATAGGTAACTGGCGTATGACCTTATCATTAGCAGGAAAAGTCATTGCGGATAAAACATTTAATCTAACTAATGAACAGACCAAAACAGAAGATGATTTTTGGAAACACCGAGGCTATTAA
- a CDS encoding VF530 family DNA-binding protein — translation MSNQELFSNNPLQGVKLEQVVEELVEQYGWELLHAYLQLNCFKNNPDIKSAVKFLRKTEWAQQKVDNFYLYRLKNLPRPDDVQYELPPRDRIIPEGDKPGEPCELSFSDAKRIQEKKAAKQRARTRKQRSNSSNPWGN, via the coding sequence ATGAGCAACCAAGAACTTTTCAGTAATAACCCACTGCAAGGCGTTAAATTAGAGCAAGTGGTTGAAGAACTGGTTGAGCAATATGGGTGGGAACTCCTGCATGCCTACTTACAACTCAACTGCTTTAAAAATAATCCTGACATTAAGTCAGCAGTTAAATTTTTACGTAAAACCGAGTGGGCACAACAAAAAGTAGATAATTTCTATTTGTACCGCCTAAAAAACTTACCACGCCCAGATGACGTACAATACGAACTGCCTCCACGAGACCGTATTATCCCTGAAGGCGATAAACCAGGTGAACCATGCGAGTTAAGCTTTTCTGATGCTAAGCGTATTCAAGAGAAAAAAGCAGCCAAGCAACGTGCCCGTACTCGTAAACAACGTTCAAATTCAAGTAACCCTTGGGGTAACTAA
- a CDS encoding MDR family oxidoreductase encodes MSNPIKAIVIDKQDDDYSATLSSINSDDLPNENVLIDVLYSTLNYKDGLAITGKGPVVRSFPMVPGIDLVGTVTNSDSEEFKAGDKVILNGFGVGEKHWGGLAQKAALSSDWLIPLPANLSAKQAMQIGTAGYTAMLSVIALEKQGITPDSGEVLVTGANGGVGSFAIYLLSQLGYQVTAATGRMEQADYLKSLGATNVIDRNEFSNSGKPLQKERFAAAIDSVGSHTLANICASLKYGGVVTACGLAQGMDLPASVAPFILRGISLMGIDSVMRPKADRVEAWDRLSSLVSSDYLDKISTEITLDQVIENAEQLMQGQIRGRVVVNCQS; translated from the coding sequence ATGAGCAATCCTATTAAAGCTATTGTTATAGACAAGCAAGACGACGACTACAGTGCCACTTTAAGCAGCATAAACAGTGACGATCTACCAAACGAAAATGTATTAATTGACGTACTGTACAGTACCCTAAATTACAAAGATGGCTTAGCCATTACTGGCAAAGGTCCTGTAGTTCGCAGCTTTCCTATGGTACCTGGCATCGATTTAGTGGGTACAGTTACCAACAGCGACAGTGAAGAATTTAAAGCTGGCGATAAGGTTATTTTAAATGGCTTTGGTGTTGGCGAAAAACATTGGGGTGGCCTAGCCCAAAAAGCGGCTCTTAGCAGCGATTGGTTAATTCCCCTACCCGCCAACTTATCAGCTAAACAAGCTATGCAAATTGGTACTGCCGGTTACACAGCAATGTTGAGCGTGATTGCCCTTGAAAAACAAGGGATCACCCCTGACTCAGGTGAAGTGTTAGTCACCGGTGCCAATGGTGGCGTAGGCAGTTTTGCTATTTATTTACTAAGCCAGCTAGGTTATCAAGTAACCGCAGCAACAGGTCGCATGGAACAAGCTGACTATTTAAAATCATTAGGTGCAACTAATGTAATTGATAGGAACGAGTTTTCAAACTCAGGTAAACCACTACAAAAAGAACGCTTTGCTGCTGCCATTGATTCGGTAGGTAGTCACACACTTGCTAATATTTGTGCCTCACTTAAATACGGTGGTGTAGTAACAGCTTGTGGGCTTGCACAAGGTATGGATTTGCCAGCGTCTGTTGCGCCATTTATTTTACGTGGTATTTCTTTAATGGGTATTGATAGCGTAATGCGCCCTAAAGCGGACCGTGTTGAAGCATGGGATCGTTTATCATCCCTAGTTAGTAGCGATTACTTAGATAAAATTTCGACCGAAATCACACTTGATCAGGTTATTGAAAATGCTGAACAGCTCATGCAGGGCCAAATTCGTGGTCGTGTTGTGGTTAATTGTCAAAGTTAA
- a CDS encoding TetR/AcrR family transcriptional regulator → MNKTPAVATRRGRPPKIARDNADTKALLLRVGLETLTEFGFSATGLDTILKKAKVPKGSFYHYFKSKEAFGLALVDAYDTFFIAKLKFYLGQSEVPPLERIVNFTQSAIAGMQKYDYKRGCLVGNLNQELNHLSDEFKIRLMQSYHAWQAQLTQCLDLAQQQHTIKTDVDTTQMSEYFWIGWEGAVMRAKLTQSSKPLTLYTEMFLRTLLK, encoded by the coding sequence ATGAACAAAACACCAGCAGTTGCAACTAGGCGTGGCCGCCCACCCAAAATAGCCAGAGACAACGCAGACACTAAAGCGTTGCTCCTTCGTGTGGGATTAGAAACCCTCACTGAGTTTGGTTTTAGTGCCACAGGGCTCGACACCATATTAAAAAAAGCCAAAGTCCCTAAGGGCTCGTTTTATCATTACTTTAAAAGTAAAGAAGCATTTGGCTTAGCTTTGGTTGATGCGTACGACACGTTTTTTATAGCTAAGCTTAAGTTTTATTTAGGGCAATCTGAAGTACCGCCCCTAGAACGCATTGTTAACTTTACCCAAAGTGCTATAGCTGGGATGCAAAAGTATGATTACAAACGCGGTTGTTTAGTAGGCAATTTAAACCAAGAACTCAATCATTTAAGTGACGAGTTTAAAATACGCCTAATGCAGAGTTACCATGCTTGGCAAGCACAGTTAACACAGTGCTTAGACTTAGCTCAACAGCAACACACTATTAAAACTGATGTTGATACTACACAAATGAGTGAATATTTTTGGATTGGTTGGGAAGGCGCTGTAATGCGAGCTAAACTAACACAATCAAGCAAGCCACTGACTTTATACACAGAAATGTTTTTACGCACATTACTCAAATGA